The Dromaius novaehollandiae isolate bDroNov1 chromosome 5, bDroNov1.hap1, whole genome shotgun sequence genome window below encodes:
- the NIN gene encoding ninein isoform X1, translating into MDEAEQDQYEVRLKELFDSFDGTGTGSLGQEELTDLCHVLHLEEVAPALQQTLLQGNLLGRVHFDQFKEALILILSRTLSNEEPFQEPGSPPEAQPKFVRGGKRYGRRSLPEGPQPAQPRAEGTGVEPPSGAARPPHIAASDPEEHWKTQDSEEYEAEGQLRFWNPDDPTASQSGTVPAPDWVEEKLREVCEHLGVARDGHLHRKKLVSICEQYGLQNVDGEVLEEVFHNLEQDGTMSVEDFFYGLFKNGKSLTPSASTPYRQLKRHLSMQSFDESGRRTTTPSAMTSTIGFRVFSSLDDGMGYACVEGILDTWHEEGIENSHEILKALDFSLDGKVNLTELTLALENELLITKNGIYQAALASFKTEIRHLLERVDQVAREKEKLRSDLEKAEKLKSLMASEVDDHHAAIERRNEYNLRKLDEEYKERIAALKNELRREREQILQQANRQRLDLEQEIEKLKTEENYIRDRLTLSLKENGRLESELLETGEKLAEYESLASKLQRNLENVLAEKFGDLDPSSAEFFLQEERLAQMRSEHELQCRELQDQIDELQSELEEYRAQGKVLRPSLKNSLSEEFDMDIKSHGNSGIEPDQGLGSEDCNPLNMSIEAEMVIEQMKEQHHRDMHHLRQELEDTVSHYEKQLDETKIHCEKEQEDMRKRYAEEMHVMEKQIIGLKNQIAELQGETALLRDQQERLGCKHNDEKNKLQISFNEEKANLQELLRQEHEEDVRVKLEEVNEKFSREREELIQNGVWVEEKMRVLVQTLQEEKGELERGFQERLERVTEMHALEKEELQQELLRKHKQELEEERKKMESDYNRRASHAETEFSVNTQTLVNKYEEMMQNLEGRYQRELRELAEQQREERSQWEFEKDEIVQEIAEAQEQLKERLANEKAVSLALTQEKELLEKSFKEEVNKLVCEKEQLQKELQDLRNAIEKQENKLNDKIIQLQNDHEKELKNKEEHISMMEENGKLVSQKLERLDSEHKQEKEELNSKLLALESLNKDICVRAEREKAEMNLEILNLQEKIQKLQWETLNFSTLQNHYRVLENEYAKAKRKIASFCGTEHPGDDADVLRSLQKVHEQAVKENVRMASEIVRLQQRLQAIEREPARRAGSDHATSDLEQSQLQDALDPIVEELPSDCEDTEKGTDSDVSPLLEADITDLTETTEVHSSLEKPCDKTGAESLALKVQVCQRPGNIMALETGCSHDSDKKQELVSVVPLLHKNQRDLEKTLERVPRLKILHDDIRQNIHLINNRIATKNKGFFSDASKLQIELEEAEELTGASLQLERVSGSTKGKGDLKNTIPQLWKRIEELEERSMAQAKLLSLQEEIQVENEGLKSKMIELVEKNKALEDNLLKLRSLHRKLEESNLETIKLGEEKTQLLRKVRELEDIPEQYTQGKIDAPSGKLRLQCQLGKVGEQAARLKALQDRHAQCDSVIKEDLAEKTEQQELSRKLEVATLINQNDVHPHEEKEEWSAMTHGLQSTCSELQQKVDLLRCEAEKLREENAVLKNEVTLLNEEGSASSLKLRELNGSREEMRQKIEAIRKEKVAVQKMVDNLKKQVVDLKTRNQQLDSENTELSQRNSKNQADVQDLNQQLARVLKQKEREAGTCSLEEWEKERLLLKEELENSKIKSSNMVSSLEMELSKMKVQAHILEQENHILKQELEKTKQLPRCSDLSDLQNEVSSLITKNEKLLKEKEALSEELNRCIDKVAKVSFLENVIASLKEEQKSRQQQSQTLKTQLTVSQEKAQSLDETLQNTSLQMSRLKADLRVTQQEKETLKQEVVSLHKQLQNAKEKNRVLELAVPSSGLQDQQKKLHWDELDQLAKQEQQLLRQENERLQREVQSTKTDLTHSREKIRQLESAVLSLKHQKHQSQSGIVKAIEQEKLSLKRECEQLQKELSSANRKISQMNSVERELETSSENEGLRKKQVKLDDQLMEMLHSSASVMLSQSPHARELQQQGCAMVPKEQLLQLQHQLLQAERRSQRLQEELENRHSETNMPQGGHEQLLKMMEERMMDVEQKLRLVKRLLQDKVNQLKEQLSKNTKADAMVKDLYVENAQLLKALEMTEQRQKTAEKKNYLLEEKIANLNKIVKNLASPCFNSASELRS; encoded by the exons AAGGAAGCACTTATCCTCATCTTGTCCAGGACCCTGTCAAATGAAGAGCCCTTCCAAGAGCCAG GTTCCCCCCCGGAGGCGCAGCCCAAGTTCGTCCGAGGCGGCAAGCGCTACGGCCGGCGCTCCCTGCCCGAGGGCCCGCAgcccgcccagccccgcgccgaggGGACCGGCGTCGAGCCGCcgagcggggccgcccggcctCCGCACATCGCCGCCAGCGACCCCGAGGAG CACTGGAAGACGCAGGACAGTGAGGAGTACGAGGCAGAGG GCCAGCTGCGCTTCTGGAACCCGGACGACCCGACGGCCTCGCAGAGCGGCACCGTGCCGGCGCCCGACTGGGTGGAGGAGAAGCTGCGGGAGGTCTGCGAGCACCTCGGCGTCGCCAGGGACGGCCACCTGCACAGGAAGAAGCTCGTCTCCATTTGCGAGCAGTACGGCCTCCAAAACGTGGACGGGGAG GTGCTGGAAGAGGTGTTCCATAACCTGGAGCAGGACGGCACCATGAGCGTGGAAGACTTCTTCTACGGCTTATTTAAGAATGGGAAGTCGCTTACACCCTCTGCATCTACTCCATACAGACAGCTGAAGAGACACCTCTCCATGCAG TCCTTCGACGAGAGCGGGAGGCGCACGACCACGCCGTCGGCAATGACGAGCACCATCGGCTTCCGcgtcttctccagcctggacgaCGGCATGGGCTACGCCTGCGTGGAGGGGATCCTGGACACCTGGCACGAGGAGGGCATCGAGAACAGCCACGAGATCCTCAAG GCTCTGGATTTCAGCTTGGACGGGAAGGTGAACTTGACGGAGCTGACGCTGGCTCTGGAAAATGAGCTTCTGATAACCAAGAATGGGATCTACCAAGCAGCGCTGGCGAGCTTCAAAACGGAGATAAGACATCTGCT GGAGCGAGTCGACCAGGTggccagggagaaggagaagctgcGGTCCGACCTGGAAAAAGCGGAAAAGCTGAAATCTCTGATGGCCTCCGAAGTTGACGACCACCATGCTGCAATAGAGCGCCGGAACGAGTACAACCTCAG GAAGCTGGATGAGGAATACAAAGAACGAATCGCGGCTTTGAAGAACGAGCTCCGGAGAGAGcgagagcaaatcctgcagcaggCTAATAGGCAGCGCCTGGACCTGGAGCAGGAGATCGAGAAGCTGAAAACGGAGGAGAACTACATCCGCGACCGCCTCACCCTCTCCCTAAAG GAAAATGGCCGTTTGGAAAGCGAGCTgctggaaactggagaaaaactGGCCGAGTATGAAAGTCTGGCAAGCAAACTGCAGAGGAACTTGGAAAACGTCCTGGCTGAGAAG TTTGGCGATCTGGATCCCAGCAGCGCGGAGTTCTTCTTGCAGGAGGAGCGCCTGGCGCAGATGAGGAGCGAGCACGAGCTGCAGTGCCGG gagctgCAAGATCAAATAGACGAGCTGCAGTCTGAGCTGGAGGAGTACCGTGCTCAAGGCAAAGTGCTCAGGCCTTCTCTGAAAAACTCACTGTCGGAAGAGTTTGACATGGATATTAAAAGTCACGGTAATAGTGGCATTGAGCCTGACCAAG gacTTGGATCAGAAGACTGTAATCCATTAAATATGAGCATAGAAGCAGAAATGGTTATTGAACAAATGAAGGAGCAACATCACAGGGACATGCATCACCTCAGACAGGAGCTTGAGGACACA GTGAGTCATTATGAAAAGCAGCTAGATGAGACAAAAATTCACTGTGAAAAGGAGCAAGAAGATATGAGGAAGAGGTATGCCGAAGAGATGCATGTCatggaaaagcaaataattggcctTAAAAACCAAATTGCAGAACTGCAGGGAGAAACAGCACTGCTCCGAGATCAACAAGAGAGGCTTGGCTGTAAACATAACGATGAGAAAAACAAATTGCAAATAAGCttcaatgaggaaaaagcaaatctGCAGGAATTACTCAGGCAGGAACACGAAGAAGATGTTCGAGTTAAACTGGAGGAGGTAAACGAGAAGTTTAGCCGAGAACGGGAAGAACTGATTCAAAATGGTGTCTGGGTGGAAGAAAAGATGAGAGTTTTAGTGCAGActctgcaggaggagaagggagagctGGAACGTGGCTTTCAGGAGCGGTTGGAAAGGGTGACGGAAATGCACGCCCTGGAGAAGGAGGAGCTGCAGCAAGAGCTGCTGAGGAAGCacaagcaggagctggaggaggaaag gaaaaaaatggaaagtgaCTATAACAGAAGAGCATCTCATGCAGAAACTGAGTTTTCTGTCAACACACAAACACTTGTgaataaatatgaagaaatgatGCAAAATCTGGAAGGACGCTACCAACGAGAGTTGCGTGAACTTGCCgaacagcagagagaggaaagatCTCAGTGGGAGTTTGAAAAGGATGAAATTGTCCAGGAGATTGCTGAAGCCCAAGAGCAACTGAAGGAAAGGCTGGCGAATGAAAAGGCTGTTTCTCTTGCTCTAACccaggagaaggagctcctggagAAAAGCTTCAAGGAGGAAGTGAACAAGTTGGTGTGTGAGAAAGAACAGCTTCAAAAAGAGCTACAAGATCTGAGAAACGCTATCGAAAAGCAAGAGAACAAGTTGAATGACAAAATAATACAACTCCAAAATGACCATGAAAAAGAGCTAAAGAACAAAGAAGAGCATATATCCATGATGGAGGAAAATGGGAAGTTGGTTAGCCAAAAGCTGGAGAGACTTGACAGTGAACATaagcaagagaaagaagaacTCAATTCCAAACTTCTTGCTTTAGAGAGCTTAAACAAAGACATCTGCGTAAGggcagaaagagagaaggcagagatgaaTTTGGAGATCTTAAATCttcaagaaaaaatacagaaattgcagTGGGAGACCCTTAATTTTTCCACACTACAAAATCATTACAGGGTATTGGAAAATGAAtatgcaaaagcaaaaagaaaaattgcctCATTCTGTGGTACAGAGCATCCGGGAGATGATGCAGATGTTCTTAGGAGTCTGCAGAAGGTGCACGAGCAGGCAGTGAAGGAAAATGTCAGGATGGCTTCCGAGATCGTCAGGCTGCAGCAGAGGCTGCAAGCCATCGAGCGTGAGCCGGCGAGACGTGCCGGTTCTGACCATGCAACCTCCGATTTGGAGCAATCCCAGCTGCAAGACGCACTAGATCCCATTGTAGAAGAGTTGCCCAGTGACTGTGAAGACACAGAAAAGGGAACAGATTCAGATGTCTCTCCGTTGCTGGAGGCTGATATTACAGACCTTACAGAAACGACTGAGGTTCATTCCAGTTTGGAGAAGCCATGTGATAAAACCGGAGCGGAGAGCCTTGCTCTCAAGGTGCAGGTGTGTCAGAGGCCGGGAAATATCATGGCCCTGGAAACCGGTTGTAGCCACGATTCTGACAAGAAGCAAGAGCTAGTTTCTGTAGTGCCCCTGCTGCACAAAAACCAGAGGGATCTTGAAAAAACTCTTGAGAGAGTTCCCAGACTAAAGATATTGCACGATGATATTAGACAGAACATTCATCTGATAAATAACAGAATAGCTACAAAAAACAAAGGCTTTTTTTCAGATGCTTCTAAGCTGCAGATTGAGCTTGAGGAGGCTGAAGAACTAACTGGTGCTTCTCTCCAGCTTGAGCGTGTTTCTGGATCAACAAAAGGGAAGGGTGACCTGAAAAACACAATACCTCAGCTTTGGAAGAGGATTGAAGAGTTAGAAGAAAGATCAATGGCACAAGCTAAGCTTCTGTCTTTACAAGAAGAAATTCAGGTGGAAAATGAGGGGCTGAAATCTAAAATGATAGAGTTggttgaaaaaaataaagcactagAAGATAACTTACTGAAGCTGAGAAGCCTTCATCGCAAACTAGAAGAAAGTAACCTGGAAACTATTAAACTcggagaggaaaaaacacagcttCTCAGGAAAGTTAGAGAATTGGAAGACATCCCAGAACAATATACACAAGGAAAAATAGATGCACCCAGTGGAAAGTTAAGACTGCAATGCCAGCTTGGAAAAGTGGGAGAACAGGCTGCGAGGCTTAAAGCTCTGCAAGACAGGCATGCCCAATGCGATAGCGTGATAAAGGAAGACTTAgcggagaagacagagcagcaaGAGCTGAGCAGAAAGCTGGAAGTTGCTACTTTGATTAACCAAAATGATGTGCATCCTCATGAAGAGAAAGAGGAATGGAGCGCAATGACACACGGTTTGCAAAGTACATGCAGCGAGCTGCAGCAAAAAGTTGATCTTTTGAG GTGTGAAGCCGAGAAGCTCAGAGAAGAAAACGctgttctgaaaaatgaagtaACTCTACTGAATGAGGAAGGTAGCGCTTCCAGCCTGAAACTGAGGGAGCTAAATGGATCTCGAGAAGAAATGCG gcAAAAAATAGAGGCGATAAGAAAGGAGAAAGTGGCTGTACAGAAGATGGTTGACAACCTGAAAAAGCAG GTAGTGGATCTGAAAACGAGGAACCAGCAGCTGGACTCTGAAAACACAGAACTTAGCCAGAGGAATTCCAAAAACCAAGCAGATGTGCAGGATCTTAATCAACAGCTGGCAAGGGTACtcaagcaaaaggaaagagaagcaggGACATGTTCCTTGGAAGAATGGGAAAAGGAGAGATTGCTACTGAAAGAGGAACTGGAAAACTCTAAAATAAAG tcgTCAAATATGGTGTCTTCCTTGGAGATGGAGCTGTCAAAAATGAAAGTTCAAGCGCATATATTGGAGCAGGAAAACCACATCCTCaagcaggagctggagaaaaCAAAGCAG CTGCCCAGATGTTCTGATCTCTCTGACCTTCAAAATGAAGTTTCTAGCTTAATtactaaaaatgaaaagctgctaaaagaaaaagaagccctGAGTGAGGAATTAAACAGGTGTATTGATAAG GTAGCTAAAGTAAGCTTCTTAGAGAATGTAATTGCCAGCTTGAAGGAGGAGCAGAAGTCCCGGCAACAACAGAGTCAGACACTGAAAACGCAGCTCACAGTTTCGCAAGAGAAG gcTCAGAGTCTCGATGAAACACTGCAAAACACCAGCCTCCAAATGTCCCGACTGAAAGCGGACTTACGGGTGACGCAGCAGGAGAAGGAAACGCTGAAACAAGAAGTGGTGTCCTTACACAAGCAACTGCAAAACGCCAAGGAGAAG AACCGGGTTCTAGAGCTGGCTGTGCCTTCCTCAGGGCTGCAGGACCAGCAGAAGAAACTGCACTGGGATGAACTGGACCAGCTGGcgaagcaggagcagcagctgctaaGACAAGAGAATGAGAGATTACAGAGGGAAGTCCAGAGCACTAAAACAGATCTAACCCATTCCAGGGAGAAG ATCCGACAGCTGGAATCTGCTGTCCTTTCTCTAAAGCACCAAAAGCATCAAAGCCAGTCAGGTATCGTCAAAGCCATAGAGCAGGAGAAATTAAGCTTGAAGAGAGAGTGTGAACAGCTTCAGAAGGAGTTGTCCTCTGCAAACAGGAAG ATCAGTCAGATGAATTCTGTTGAACGTGAACTGGAAACCAGCTCAGAAAACGAAGGGCTAAGAAAAAAGCAAGTCAAACTGGATGATCAATTAATGGAG ATGCTACACTCGAGCGCCAGTGTGATGCTTAGCCAGTCCCCGCACGCCCGGGAGCTccagcagcaaggctgtgctATGGTGCCCaaggagcagctcctgcagctccaaCACCAGCTACTGCAAGCAGAGAGGAGGAGTCAACGTCTTCAGGAGGAACTTGAAAATAGACATTCTGAGACAAACATGCCACAG